ttttttgtgatttgcaCATCCAGCATAATACATGGTTTAGATGAAGCAGCACATATGGTTTGTGCCAAGCCACTGCGGCGAGTGCAAACTGGGAGCAATGATCATTTAAtaagcttttatatttttatatgactCCTACTTGTCTGTCctgctttttttgtattttattgtatattaCTAAAGATGTTAATAACTCCATATTATAATTAGTTATTGAGAGCActgtgttaaatgttttcagattcTCTACGATGGCGTCAACCACACAAAAGAGAACAACATTCATCCAGTCTGCTGTCGCACTACTGAGAATATTTCAGTTTGATGGGTTAAACCTGGACTGGATGTACCCTGTGGGAGCAGGAGGCGACCCAAACAACAAGCAGAAATTTACACTGTTGTGCAAGGTCAGACCCTTTCCTCTGGAACTCAAAGAAATATGCCATAGGATCTGTTTTTATAGGATGTTAGACTTGACTGAactatgtttttgttgttgttgttgagtagGAGCTCAATGCTGCCTTTGAGACTGAAGGGAAAAAACATAAACGTGACCGATTAATCCTCACAGCAAGTGTCTCTGCTGAGAGAGAGGTCATTGATGCCAGTTATGAAGTCAAAAAGATTACCAAGTAAActaatcttttatttcataaatatttacattacacCCATGATTATAtgtcaaagcactttggtcaacatGACTTCCTCTCTATTCTAACAGGGACCTGGACTTCCTCAATGTGCTGACGTTTGACTTTCACGGCCCCTGTGAAGATGTCACAGGACATCACAGTCCCTTATACGTGGGATCCCACGATACTGGAGACAAAATCTACTATAATACTGTAAATACCATGATTCATACATAGATTGTCTGAACCCCTATCTATGAACAGATGCACTCTCATCTTtattgtttccccccccccccccacacacactttaggACTCTGCCATGCAGTATTGGTTGGACAACGGAGCACCTGCACATTTGCTAAATTTGGGACTAGCTGCATATGGGCGAgctttttccctctcctctgcatcCAGTGATGTTGGAGCTCCAGCCAGCGGCCCTGGTAAAGAAGGCTGCTACACTGGTGAAGAAGGATTCTGGGCCTATTATGaggtattattatattactatgAGCTGGGAATGTAAgtaatttatattattagtgtttattgtacaataaaggTGGGATCAGGCCAAGCGTGAaccaacatttacacacagtggGATTACAGCTACACAAGTTGAAAGTGTTTCAAGCATTGAGATACTTGTAATGAACCAAGAATCAGAATTGAGGACAAACCCAATTTCCGCTGTCTGTTGGCCCGTAACGTAGGATACAACTTGTGGactgtgaaacacaaagaacGAAGTTCTGGAAATATTCATCTCATTTAATTCCAGCTATGGGTTGCACATTACTATAAACCAAGATTAGAGTACTAGCATTAGCTGCCTTACTCAGTTAGTTCTGTCCGTTGCCCAGTGATTCCAAAAGCAAGCCAATAATGTGAGGTTCAATTTCGCGTCATGTTGGGTCTGAACGCACCATAAAGGTCTGAACTCTATTTCTTTGCATCTATATGTGTAATGTGATGCTTCTTTTCAGACTTGCCTTTATACGAAAGGGGAGATGGTCCAAAGGATTCCCGATCAGAAAGTTCCATATGCCATCACAGAAAACCAGTGGGTTGGATTTGATGACACACGCAGCATTAGTACGAAGGTAACCATCTGTTAAATTTAGTTATAACGATGCAAACGACTCACAACTCTGTTTAGACGTATACTGTGTTTTGTTAACATGCAGAAGTATTTTCCTCTTCGTCCTCTCAGGTCAGTTacttaaaagcaaaaaaatttggaggagcctttgtTTGGTCTCTGGACCTGGATGACTTCAGCGGAAATTTCTGTAACCAGAGCAAAAGTCCCTTCATCAGCCACCTGAATTCTCTCCTGGTTCAAagtaagacattttaaaaagtgtgtgtagTGAGGTAGTGATTTTTTTCCCAGATTTAATTAACAAGTTTTATCAGCTTTTATTGACTTGATGTTTTTCGTAGTAAATTTGTTTGCCGTTTCTGTTTTGTGCAAAAGGTTGTGTTCAAGGTGCCTGTAATGGACAGACGACGGGGCTGTTCCCCAATCCCTCAGACAAAACTACTTATTTCGACTGTTCAGTACCAGTGCTCCTAAGGTGTCCAGTTGGAGAGGAAttcaagaaaaaagacagaaaatgcgaaacaactacaactactacaaccacagctcccaccaccacaacaacaactcctACTACCACAACTCCTACTACTATAAATTGTGGTAAAGCTGCCTGTAAAGGAGCGACAGGGAAGCTGGTCCCCAATCCCTTAGATAAAGGTTCTTTTTACAACTGTGGCCCTGTTAAAGCGCACCTCCAAAAGTGTCCAAAGGGATTGGAATTCAAGAACAGTCTCCAGAGATGCGACtatccttctccttctcccactcccaccacaactactccaactacaatgacaacaactcctaCTACTATAGATAGTGGTAAAGCTGCCTGTAAAGGAAAGATAGGGAAGCTGGTCCCCAATCCCTTAGACAAAGGTTCTTTTTACAACTGTGGCCCTGTTAAAGCGCACCTCCAAAAGTGTCCAAAGGGATTGGAATTCAAGAACAGTCTCCAGAGATGCGACTATCCTTCTCATTCTCCCACTcccaccacaactactccaactacaatgacaacaactcctaCTACCACAACTCCTACTACTATAAATTGTGGTAAAGCTGCCTGTAAAGGAGCGACAGGGAAGCTGGTCCCCAATCCCTTAGATAAAGGTTCTTTTTACAACTGTGGCCCTGTTAAAGCGCACCTCCAAAAGTGTCCAAAGGGATTGGAATTCAAGAACAGTCTCCAGAGATGCGACTATCCTTCTCCCACTcccaccacaactactccaactacaatgacaacaactccaTCTACCACGACTACAACTCCAACAACTACTCCAGCTACCACAccaacaactccaactaccacaactccaactaccacaacaacaactcctACAACCACAACTCCTACTACTACAAATTGTGTTCAAGGTGCCTGTAATGGACAGACGACGGGGCTGTTCCCCAATCCCTCAGACAAAACTACTTATTACGACTGTTCAGTTCCAGCGCTCCTAAACTGTCCAGTTGGAGAGGaattcaacaataaaaacagcaaatgcGAAACAACTACAATTACTATAACCACAACTCCCATtaccaccacaactactccatCTACCACgaccacaactacaacaacaactccaactaccacaactccaactactacaaccacagctcccaccaccacaactactccGACTACCACgaccacaactccaacaactactccagctacgacaacaacaactccaactaccacaactccaactactacaaccacagcTCCCACCACCACAACTACTCTGACTACCACgaccacaactccaacaactactccagctacgacaacaacaactccaactaccacaactccaactacgacaacaacaactccaactaccacaactccaactacgacaacaacaactccaactaccacaactccaaccaCAGCTCCCGCAACCACAACTCCCACAACCACTcccaccacaactactccaactacaactaccacaaCTCCTACTACTATAGATAGTGGTAAAGCTGCCTGTAAAGGAAAGATAGGGAAGCTGGTCCCCAATCCCTTAGACAAAGGTTCTTTTTACAACTGTGGCCCTGTTAAAGCGCATCTCCAAAAGTGTCCAAAGGGATTGGAATTCAAGAACAGTCTCCAGAGATGCGACTATCCTTAAAGAGTTGcaagttatatttaaatatttattcttattaaCTGAAGTAGTCACTATCACAAATTAGTATAAGTACAATTTCTTATGATCATTCAGGGGAATTCatttagttgtttgttttcagcctcACTAATCTACACATAATTTGAAAACACACTTATAGATTATAGATGAAACTACGaacatttacagatttatttcCATAATCTCCCCATCACCAATCAAATGTCCTCTAATCCAtgtatgtttaataaaaaacattaattatttttaattattaacatgTCATACAAACAACTGTACTGTGTCGTTACAACTGTTGTCCTGATTCTATCCTTATATCGTACCTGTATGTATGTTTTTGGTCTCCTTTCCTTAATCATTTATCTAACTTCATTTGCTTCATTATATGGTTGATGCATACACACTGTATGTTGTGTAAGTGTATCTAACCCTATTCCATGGATATGTTCTTGTTGGTCTTTATTTAGCACTCAACTGACCAGATTTGTCTTACATGGTGAAACAATCAAtattactaaataaataattcaatcaTGACTCAACTGAAAGTTTCTcacattttgtttagttttgtttgagGTTTGATTATTGGTTGGTTGTTATTTGTCTGTCAGATGCTTATGAGATAAAAGGGACCGTGGGAAAGAAGACCCTTCACTCAATTCCATTAAAATAGTGtatccttttatttattcaattaaaGTCTTGTTTTGTGGCGGATATATAGAAGAAACCTGAACCTAAACCTAAATTCTTCATTGTATGCTGAGATACTGAACACTCAGCTTTCACCTAAAGCAGAACTGATGACAGACAGGAATTATGCAATGTTTGGGGCAGTCCGGTAACCATCAAACTCTCacactaaaaacacacaacagagcaaaacatGTAAGACATCTGTGACccatgataaataataaacccCTACACATGTCACAGACATCATGTTAAAGCAACTACTGACAGCAGATTAATTCCCCGAGCTGCATACCCTTCAAGTTGCAGATGACAAAAGATTACAATTTAACTCGTTTTTAACAACAATTTTTATTGGGATTTTTGACATTGAGCAAATAATTCataagagaaaagggaaaatcaGAGGAACAggagtaaataaataacaaaataagtAATGAATTTAATCAATTGCTAGCAAAATAGACACAAATTTTAGATCAGATAAATTCCTATTCACATGTATAAAACAGCAGAGCCTGAAGGTGCAGAACTCAGCACTAGTTACACATTTCGGACAATACTACGGTGAACTGTGAATTCACGTCAGATATGATGTGAGAGAGCTGAGGAACGTATCcagacacaatcagaaaaagagagaaaaatttgtggatgaaaaaatacattttaggaaATGTGGGAAGAGAGGATATCGTCTTATATAGGTAGAGAGTTGGTTGGAGTTTCCAGTTTAATAATATCCCTTTACGTGCTAGAAGGGTTGCAGACTTTCTCATGATATATTCAGAGCCTGTTGGAACGGGATCTGATCCTTTTATTCCAAAGACAAGTATCCATAGGTCTCCCTATAATGACAGATAGTGCAACTGACATTGAATGCATGCACACTTTGTATTTAGTTACATTTTGCAAAGCCAACCAGTGCACCACTTTGAACTGTAAACGCTTTGTTCAGGAAGATTCTTCCATGATAACTTTACCCAAATCATTTTCCCAGGCTGTTTTCATTAGGAAATACAATCTAAGGGTGAGAAAGTGTTACGGACAATAGATGTGCCTCTTTTTGTAAGGGCTGAGTACATGAGCGGCCATTTATTTTCCGATAAGGGTTCAGTACACAAAGGCAAAGAGACAAGGCAGAGGTATCAAAATCGCGAGGCTAAGGCTAGCTCGCTAAACACAAGACGTGACTAGACGTGAATACAAGGCTGGAACTCTACACACGAGACCAGTCGATCTGGCTCAGAACAGGAGGAGACGCAGACCATATATACTAACTGAAGCGGGGGTTCACTAGACGCAGGTGTAACACAATAGGGGAGGGAAGGTAATCAGTGAGACACACGAGGCCGGAGTGAGGTTACCTAAAAGAccagagaaaaaagaatgagTGTCAatgtaaaacaggaagtgacatataacatgaaacaggaaatactgcgcacgtgtgtgtgtgtgtgtgtgtgtgtgtgtgtgcagaaccATGACACTTTTAATCTGAGGATTAAACAGAAGAATCCCATAGATCCATGTCGCTGCTCAGAGTTGTGGATGCAGACCTAGAAGTCCCTCTGTAGGCCAGCATTAGCGACTTGAATATAATTTTATCATAACTACTGTATAACTTGCACATACATATCAATTTGAGAGAATTAGGAAAActgaatcaataaatcaatgcaATTGAGCTCTTTAATGGATTCTATGAATATGATAGGATATTAAACTTGATCATCTTTAATTTGTGAATTCTTGAAGAATTAAATCATGAAGCAGAACCTGTTGGGCAAATGTTCCCACAAATGTCAGCCAACAACGATTGTGTTGTGTCCTGACTTCTCTATAACAGCTTTGTGTTGGGagctcacacaaaaacacaatatatgtTAATTCCCATTAATGCTCTGCAGGTGACGAGTGAGGCCACAGTGAGGGCACTTGATGTAAGGAGACGCTCAACCAGTTAAACCTGAGGGAGCATCTCCTGAATCCATCGTAATGTGAACTGATCACAAACTACGGAGGTTTGGAGGCGTATGCAGACCAGGGGAGGAGCTGCTGATGTCACTTGTACTGATGATGACGTTAAATGAGGTTGGAACAATGCAATTATCTTCAAATAGATTGGTATGTCCTTTTATAAGACACGAACACTAATTAAGTGATTCACTTTTCCTGCTCATGCAAGTTTTGAAGAATTAGCTTCTTGACGTAAATAGCCTAGCATTTAAAATTACAATTGATTccaaaagacaaacattaaTGATTCCGTTTTAATTATGAAAGCAGATGTACGTCAGAACGTCCATGTagttttcaggttgtttttttctaacttCCTTGTTTGTTTCAAAAGAACCGTTTGAAATGTTCCGTATCTAACTTaaaaagtaggaaaaaaaacaaattgcgTAACAGAAAACCTTAAATTCTTTGTATCCATGCATTATGCCACACCTCCTTTACACGTCTATTTTAAGCCATACATCCTCCGTCACAGCAAAGAGAGACGACACCTCTAACACACTTGTAAGTAGGTTACAATACTCTACATTATTCTCTATATATTAATACTCTTTACAAGTGTTTTCTATATTATTTCCTAAATAATTTTATAAAGCTAATTAGATTTTGAGATGCACTAACAGGGAGTTACAAGATTTTATTGCACCTCATGTTCTTAAGGTTAAGCAAAATCTTAATTGATGAGGAAAAGCATTCACGATTCATTATTATCAATTAGAAACATTGAAAGAGGTTATTCTGCCTCCTCCGGGTCCCACcttcaattacatttctgtggACACATTCAAAAATGGATCCacagaaatgcaaacatttaaCTGCTGAGTTCGTCCTTTTCAGGTCATACACTtctgatttattgattaatcaagTCAACTCGTGTTTCTTTTATATCCCGCGTTGTGCCTCACATcatatctttcttttcttttttgtgaaatattttgtataatATCTTACTggatgttttcatcatttttttctAAACTGGATGAAGCGGCTGTGTTAAATATGAGGGGGTAATGTGGTTGTGTTTTGACTAGATGCAACAATTACCTGCCTTAGTTTTGACACGTGTTTGTGCcttaatataaaatgttctcACTTAAAACTGCTCTGGTGGTCGGGTTTATTAAGTTCATCGATTTAACCGGGCAAAAGCTtctgaaaagacaaataacaCTAGACTACAGTTTCATACTGAAACAATACAAGCCAGTATTAAAACCTGAGCATCCTACTGGGATTTAGGGGACTGGAGAACTTGGGACATATGTTTACAGGGGGCAGAAATAACAGAATTGTCAATGAGATAAACCACTGACAGATGGAAAAGTTCAAATCAGGTCTGTTTTTTATGGTCTTTCCTTACTGTTcattaatttttatttattttgaacataaaaaaaaaaagaaaaagaaattatacaaacaagtAGAAAAAACAAGTATTATTTACAAACTGTGATcagggtttaaaaaaagattcaatCTACATATTCCAAAAGAAGTGAGAagatatagaaaaatatatatatattataataatttgaCTGTAAGAATAATGCATTGGTGTGATCCAGTGGTTAAAACCACTTAAGTGTGAATATGCAGTAGACTCACAGATCAATTAATAAGGATTAACAGATCTGGTTTTCATTTGTTCCACTGCGTGACATTCTTTAGTGAACTCGTCACCTCGTGTGAGAGGCCGTGACATAATTGACACCTGGCAGAGTCTGATCCCATGACGTTTTAACCCCAGTAGCACTGACAGCAAAGATATTCTCGTTTTACTTGTTTGTTGAGTGAGGTTTTTTGGTAACTGACCTCAAAGCCGTGTCGTTATTTAAATCTCGCAAACAAATTAGCAGCTTGTCcctgatttatttcattcatcaccATTCACAAAttattgaaaatgtcaaaaagcacCCTCACTGGCAGTGTTTAAGATCTGAACCAAacatgtaatgggttctttcttggcccatgtcccatcctgctgacaaaccccAAACTGACAGGGGCGAAACTCAATTATTATCTGCTTGGCGAAGGTAATAATCAAAGGTGACGAGCCCAAAGACGACATACCAGAGAATCCTTTTGATCTTGCTGCCAGGAAACAAAAGAGAccacagagagaacaaacaTTTTTCAATGATCAGTAAAGCGTAGACATTAGCCTCACAATGTCTCACAAAGAGGTCATGATAAACACTTCTTACCTTATTGTGAGCCAGTTTACACGAGGTAGGTACCACAGACAAAGCCCTTGAAACATATACAGGGGGATTGTAGCTAAATATGTAGGAGTTGATGCTCacattaaataaagttgtatgTTTCTCCACATTACAGGACACTGCAATGCAATAATGGAATAGGTGGGTAAGATGCTCATGAGCTTGTTTTGGGATTTGCTTCATATCCGGTCCAGTGGCTCCACTGATGTAGGGGGCACCAATCCTTCAGTATAGTTCTAACAGCATTTACATCGGGGAACAAGGCGTGTGGCCCGACTATGaggtgaagctgaaatatctgtTCGATCTAAAGAATTGGGTTATTCatataaacagattttattgGGTATGGGGTGTCAGGTTTATGactatgttttatttatcatttaaccCTTCATTGCAGGTTTGTCTTCATATTAATACGTGAAAGACAAAAGATTTGGAGGAGTCTTTGTCTGGTCTCTGGACATGGATGATTTTTATGGGAGTTTCTGTCTCCAGGGATATTACCCCCTTATCAGTCATCTGCGGAAACATCTG
The sequence above is drawn from the Hippoglossus hippoglossus isolate fHipHip1 chromosome 7, fHipHip1.pri, whole genome shotgun sequence genome and encodes:
- the LOC117765031 gene encoding chitinase-3-like protein 2; protein product: MCNIILTAGLCLVIASLGSSERLVCYFNSLAEDRPDAGKFTIEDIDPNKCTHLIYAFSDINEFNELVPTRRAEIFRYPVFNALKTRNPSLKTLLAVGGPTFNKEKFSTMASTTQKRTTFIQSAVALLRIFQFDGLNLDWMYPVGAGGDPNNKQKFTLLCKELNAAFETEGKKHKRDRLILTASVSAEREVIDASYEVKKITKDLDFLNVLTFDFHGPCEDVTGHHSPLYVGSHDTGDKIYYNTDSAMQYWLDNGAPAHLLNLGLAAYGRAFSLSSASSDVGAPASGPGKEGCYTGEEGFWAYYETCLYTKGEMVQRIPDQKVPYAITENQWVGFDDTRSISTKVSYLKAKKFGGAFVWSLDLDDFSGNFCNQSKSPFISHLNSLLVQSACNGQTTGLFPNPSDKTTYFDCSVPVLLRCPVGEEFKKKDRKLSKGIGIQEQSPEMRLSFSFSHSHHNYSNYNDNNSYYHNSYYYKLCAPPKVSKGIGIQEQSPEMRLSFSHSHHNYSNYNDNNSIYHDYNSNNYSSYHTNNSNYHNSNYHNNNSYNHNSYYYKLCSSSRNHNSHNHSHHNYSNYNYHNSYYYR